In Armatimonadota bacterium, the sequence CCGACGGCCACGACGTGGGGGCACACGTAGTAAACCGCGGTCGCCAGAAAGGCCGCCAGCGCGGCGTGGGCGCTGACCACGCCGCCGCGCATCAGCGTCCCCTTGCCGCCTCTGATCTTGGTCACGGCCACCAGGATCATGATCAGCACCGCGCCCGCAAGCAGCACGTGCAGGATGTTGGCGGGCCGGTGATGCAGCACCGCGCCGGCGGTGAGTTGGCGCACGCTCCGCCGGTCGAGGAAGATGAGCGCTCCGACCGTGGCCGCGGTCAGGGTAGCCAGCAGCATGGCGGCCCCGGCGACGTCCTTCGCGATCTTGGCGAGAGGGTGATAGCTGTCGGTGACGAGGTCTACCGTGACCTCGATCGCGGTGTTGAAGAGCTCCGCCAACAGCACCATGGCGATCACCAGGATGAGCGCGATGACCTCGATCTTCGTCACCCGCAGCAGCACACTCAGGGCCAGCACCGCCATGGTGGCGACCAGGTGATAGCGCATGTGGCGGTGGGTGCCGATGACGTGCACCAGCCCGTCGAGCGCGAAACGAAAGCTGTCGAACAGTGATCGCGACTTCATTCCCGGAATGCCAACCATCGCCAGCGGGCCGCCGCCGACCGCGGGCCCTCATTGCGGTGGCGTCTCGGTATCCCTGTGGCTCACGGCTCCCCGCGTCCTTGCGCTGCCCGTCTTGCCGGGTCGCCCGACGGCCCCCGGGGCGCAGCCGACCGCCAGATGTCGCGCCCGCGCCCCAGCATGCGGCGTCGCTCATCATCGGTATCATCGCGCCACCCCG encodes:
- a CDS encoding diacylglycerol kinase gives rise to the protein MKSRSLFDSFRFALDGLVHVIGTHRHMRYHLVATMAVLALSVLLRVTKIEVIALILVIAMVLLAELFNTAIEVTVDLVTDSYHPLAKIAKDVAGAAMLLATLTAATVGALIFLDRRSVRQLTAGAVLHHRPANILHVLLAGAVLIMILVAVTKIRGGKGTLMRGGVVSAHAALAAFLATAVYYVCPHVVAVGAAVTLTLLVCQSRVEAGIHTLREVIVGAVGAVAVTVFIFQVLGAQR